One genomic region from Enoplosus armatus isolate fEnoArm2 chromosome 17, fEnoArm2.hap1, whole genome shotgun sequence encodes:
- the dhps gene encoding deoxyhypusine synthase, protein MADHAPSVAMEAVLKPSCDLPEDMPKIRGYDFNQGVDHQAVLKSYLTTGFQASRLGLAIQEINHMIEKRLEPVEADEGNECELPPKLGCTIFLGYTSNLISSGVRESIRYLAEHKMVDVIVTTAGGIEEDFIKCLAHTYLGDFSLPGKDLRQRGINRIGNLLVPNDNYCKFEDWLMPILDQMLLEQNTEGTRWTPSKMIHRLGKEINNTESVYYWAYKNNIPVFSPALTDGSLGDMIYFHSFKNPGLVLDIVEDIRRLNSQAVFAKRTGMIILGGGLVKHHISNANLMRNGADYAVFVNTGQEFDGSDSGARPDEAVSWGKIRMDAKPVKVYADASLIFPLMVAETFALHADKLIAGKKTD, encoded by the exons ATGGCAGACCATGCCCcttctgttgccatggaggCTGTCCTTAAGCCCAGTTGTGACCTCCCAGAGGACATGCCCAAGATCAGAGGCTACGACTTTAACCAGGGGGTTGATCACCAGGCAGTGCTGAAGTCCTACCTCACCACAGGCTTCCAGGCCAGCAGGTTGGGTTTGGCCATCCAGGAGATCAACCACATG ATAGAGAAGCGTCTTGAGCCAGTGGAGGCAGATGAAGGAAATGAGTGTGAATTACCCCCAAAGTTGGGCTGCACCATCTTCCTGGGTTACACCTCCAACCTCATCAGCTCTGGAGTCAGAGAGAGCATCCGCTACCTGGCAGAGCACAAAATG GTGGATGTGATTGTAACCACAGCTGGAGGCATAGAGGAGGATTTCATCAAGTGTCTTGCTCACACATACTTGGGAGACTTCAGCCTGCCTGGCAAGGACCTCCGCCAGAGGGGCATCAACAG GATAGGGAATCTGTTGGTGCCTAATGACAACTACTGTAAGTTTGAAGACTGGCTAATGCCCATCCTGGATCAGATGTTGTTGGAGCAGAACACAGAG GGCACCCGTTGGACTCCCTCCAAAATGATCCATCGGCTTGGCAAGGAGATCAATAATACTGAGTCTGTCTACTACTGGGCATACAAG AATAACATTCCAGTGTTCAGTCCTGCCCTGACAGACGGCTCTCTGGGCGACATGATCTACTTCCACTCTTTTAAGAATCCTGGTTTGGTTTTGGACATAGTGGAAG ATATTCGCAGGCTGAACAGCCAGGCGGTGTTTGCCAAAAGGACGGGAATGATCATCCTGGGAGGAGGGCTGGTCAAACATCATATATCTAATGCTAATCTCATG AGGAATGGAGCTGACTATGCAGTGTTTGTGAACACGGGTCAGGAGTTTGATGGCTCTGACTCTGGAGCCAGACCTGATGAGGCTGTGTCCTGGGGCAAGATCAGAATGGATGCCAAACCCGTTAAG
- the LOC139300340 gene encoding guanine nucleotide-binding protein G(I)/G(S)/G(O) subunit gamma-12-like has translation MSGLVCSSNSVVQAQKLLDQLRVEASMERIKISLTAADLVRYCQDHRRSDPLLTGIAASSNPFKDKKTCVLL, from the exons ATGTCAGGATTGgtgtgcagcagcaacagtgttGTTCAGGCACAAAAACTGCTGGATCAACTTCGAGTGGAGGCAAGCATGGAGAGAATCAAG ATctccctgacagcagcagacttGGTCAGATACTGTCAGGATCACAGGCGCAGCGACCCCCTGCTCACCGGCATTGCCGCCTCGTCCAATCCTTTCAAAGATAAGAAGACCTGTGTGCTGCTTT